From one Streptomyces sp. NBC_01478 genomic stretch:
- a CDS encoding acetylxylan esterase yields MALFDLPLDELREYRSDSAEPEDFDAFWSKTLQETREHDLDARFEPVDTGLSTVRVYDVTFAGFGGHPVKGWLRLPADAAQPLPLVVEFVGYGGGRGLPHENLLWASTGRAHFIMDTRGQGSAWGGGGGTPDPVGGAPAYPGFMTRGIDAPENYYYRRVFTDGVRAVEAARSHPLVDPARTVALGASQGGGITIAVGGLVGDLAAIAPDVPFLCDYPRAAVLTDRHPYREIGSYLKTHRGRTGDALRTLSYFDAVHFASRGRAPALFSTALEDQTCPPSTVFAAFNAWAHEDKKIEVYDFNDHEGGGPYQEAAKLDWLRSYV; encoded by the coding sequence ATGGCCCTGTTCGACCTTCCGCTCGACGAACTCCGCGAGTACCGCAGCGATTCCGCCGAGCCGGAGGACTTCGACGCCTTCTGGTCCAAGACCCTCCAGGAGACCCGCGAGCACGATCTGGACGCCCGCTTCGAACCGGTCGACACGGGACTGTCCACGGTGCGGGTGTACGACGTGACGTTCGCCGGGTTCGGCGGTCACCCGGTGAAGGGCTGGCTCCGGCTGCCGGCCGACGCGGCCCAACCGCTGCCGCTGGTCGTGGAGTTCGTCGGTTACGGCGGCGGGCGGGGGCTCCCGCACGAGAACCTGCTGTGGGCCTCGACGGGCCGCGCCCACTTCATCATGGACACGCGCGGGCAGGGCAGCGCGTGGGGCGGTGGCGGTGGCACCCCGGACCCGGTGGGCGGCGCGCCCGCGTACCCGGGCTTCATGACCCGGGGTATCGACGCCCCCGAGAACTACTACTACCGCCGGGTGTTCACGGACGGCGTGCGCGCCGTCGAGGCGGCCCGTTCGCATCCGCTGGTCGATCCCGCGCGCACGGTGGCGCTCGGCGCGAGCCAGGGCGGCGGCATCACCATCGCCGTCGGCGGGCTGGTCGGGGATCTGGCCGCCATCGCGCCGGACGTGCCGTTCCTGTGCGACTACCCGCGCGCCGCGGTCCTCACGGACCGCCACCCCTACCGGGAGATCGGCAGCTACCTCAAGACCCACCGCGGCCGCACCGGCGACGCCCTGCGCACGCTCTCGTACTTCGACGCCGTCCACTTCGCGTCCCGGGGCCGCGCCCCCGCCCTCTTCTCGACGGCCCTGGAGGACCAGACCTGCCCGCCCTCCACGGTGTTCGCCGCGTTCAACGCCTGGGCGCACGAGGACAAGAAGATCGAGGTCTACGACTTCAACGACCATGAGGGCGGCGGCCCTTACCAGGAGGCGGCCAAGCTGGACTGGCTGCGGTCGTACGTCTGA
- a CDS encoding RNA polymerase sigma factor has translation MNEVLLRSLTPSVLGILVRRGADFAAAEDAVQDALVEAVRVWPDDPPRDPKGWLVTVAWRRFLDATRAETARRRREDLVDEEPVPGPAPATDDTLQLYFLCAHPSLTPSSAVALTLRAVGGLTTRQIAEAYLVPEATMAQRISRAKRTVSGVRFDRPGDVATVLRVLYLVFNEGYSGDVDLAAEAIRLTRQVADVIDHPEVSGLLALMLLHHARRAARTAPDGSLVPLAEQDRGRWDTTLIAEGVTILQVALAQDRLGEFQAQAAIAALHADAPTAEETDWVQIVEWYDELAGLTDNPVVRLNRAVAVGEADGPRAGLAALAAVDDSLPRHTAVAAYLHERDGDLTTAARLYAEAARKAPNLAERDHLTRQAARLNTLRPA, from the coding sequence GTGAACGAGGTCCTGCTGAGGAGCCTCACGCCGAGTGTGCTCGGTATCCTCGTCCGCCGCGGAGCAGACTTCGCGGCGGCCGAGGACGCCGTACAGGACGCGCTCGTCGAGGCGGTCCGGGTCTGGCCGGACGATCCGCCGCGCGACCCGAAGGGGTGGCTCGTCACGGTGGCCTGGCGGCGGTTCCTCGACGCGACGCGGGCGGAGACCGCCCGCCGTAGACGCGAGGACCTGGTCGACGAGGAGCCTGTGCCCGGCCCCGCGCCCGCGACGGACGACACCCTCCAGCTCTACTTCCTGTGCGCCCACCCGTCGTTGACGCCGTCGTCGGCGGTCGCGCTCACGCTGCGCGCGGTCGGCGGACTCACCACGCGCCAGATCGCGGAGGCCTATCTGGTGCCCGAGGCGACGATGGCGCAGCGCATCAGCCGGGCGAAGCGCACGGTCTCCGGGGTGCGGTTCGACCGGCCCGGCGATGTGGCCACCGTGCTGCGCGTCCTCTACCTGGTCTTCAACGAGGGCTACTCCGGTGATGTCGACCTCGCAGCCGAGGCCATCCGGCTCACCCGGCAGGTCGCGGACGTGATCGACCACCCCGAGGTGTCGGGCCTGCTCGCGCTCATGCTGCTGCACCACGCACGACGCGCCGCCCGGACCGCGCCGGACGGCAGCCTGGTGCCGCTCGCGGAGCAGGACCGCGGGCGGTGGGACACCACGTTGATCGCCGAGGGCGTCACCATCCTCCAAGTCGCCCTGGCCCAGGACCGGTTGGGCGAGTTCCAGGCGCAGGCCGCGATCGCGGCGCTGCACGCGGACGCGCCGACCGCCGAGGAGACGGACTGGGTGCAGATCGTCGAGTGGTACGACGAACTCGCCGGCCTGACCGACAACCCGGTGGTCCGCCTCAACCGCGCGGTGGCGGTCGGCGAGGCCGACGGCCCGCGCGCCGGCCTGGCCGCACTCGCCGCGGTGGACGACTCGCTGCCCCGCCACACCGCGGTGGCGGCCTACCTCCACGAACGGGACGGCGACCTGACCACGGCGGCACGGCTGTACGCGGAGGCCGCACGCAAGGCTCCCAATCTCGCCGAGCGCGACCATCTGACCCGCCAGGCGGCCCGGCTCAATACCCTCCGGCCCGCGTGA
- a CDS encoding glycosyltransferase — protein MRVLLTTWGSRGDVEPVAGLAARLRELGAEVRVAAPPDEEFVELLARAGVPLVPLGPSVRSVVTGARPPTAATAFRLAPELVAARYETLLPAAEGCDVLLASGLMPTGARSVAEKLGIRYVFACFHTAGLPSSKHRPPARPGHPSSPDETDIKVLWDEDAQRVNALYREAENRHRAAIGLPPVDNVRDHAFTERPWLASDPDLFPWQDQTDLDLVVTGPWILPDERPLPADLEAFLKAGGEPVYVGFGSMALRTSPDMARDAVEAVRAHGRRVVLGRGWAELAPVDDRDDCFAVGEVNHQALFRRVAAVVHHGGAGTTTAATLSGAPQVVVPQIVDQPYWAARVAELGIGVAHDGPTPTYDSLSAALTTVLAPETRARARTVAGRLRTDGTTVAAKMLLDPAGGERPPTRA, from the coding sequence ATGCGTGTGTTGTTGACGACGTGGGGGTCGCGGGGGGATGTCGAACCCGTCGCGGGACTCGCCGCCCGACTTCGGGAACTCGGCGCGGAGGTACGCGTCGCCGCGCCGCCGGACGAGGAGTTCGTGGAGCTGCTGGCCAGGGCCGGTGTGCCGCTGGTGCCGCTCGGCCCGTCGGTGCGCTCGGTGGTGACCGGGGCGAGGCCGCCGACGGCGGCGACCGCGTTCCGGCTCGCGCCCGAGCTGGTCGCCGCCCGGTACGAGACGCTGCTTCCGGCGGCCGAGGGGTGCGACGTGCTCCTGGCCAGCGGCCTGATGCCGACCGGCGCCCGCTCGGTGGCCGAGAAACTGGGCATCCGCTACGTGTTCGCCTGCTTCCACACGGCCGGGCTGCCGTCGTCGAAGCACCGGCCGCCGGCCCGGCCCGGCCATCCGTCCTCGCCGGACGAGACGGACATCAAGGTGCTGTGGGACGAGGACGCCCAGCGCGTGAACGCCCTCTACCGCGAGGCGGAGAACCGGCACCGGGCGGCGATCGGCCTGCCGCCCGTGGACAACGTCCGCGACCACGCGTTCACCGAGCGGCCGTGGCTGGCCTCGGACCCGGACCTGTTCCCGTGGCAGGACCAGACGGACCTCGACCTCGTGGTGACCGGACCGTGGATCCTGCCCGACGAGCGCCCGCTCCCTGCGGATCTGGAGGCGTTCCTGAAGGCGGGCGGGGAGCCGGTGTACGTGGGCTTCGGCAGCATGGCACTACGTACCTCGCCCGACATGGCCCGGGACGCCGTCGAAGCGGTACGAGCGCACGGCCGTCGTGTCGTTCTCGGCCGTGGCTGGGCGGAGCTGGCTCCGGTCGACGACCGGGACGACTGCTTCGCCGTTGGCGAGGTCAATCACCAGGCGCTGTTCCGCCGGGTGGCCGCGGTGGTGCACCACGGCGGGGCGGGCACCACGACGGCGGCCACGCTGTCCGGCGCCCCCCAGGTGGTCGTACCGCAGATCGTGGACCAGCCATACTGGGCGGCACGGGTGGCCGAGCTGGGCATCGGCGTCGCACACGACGGGCCGACGCCGACCTACGACTCCCTGTCGGCCGCTCTCACCACCGTCCTGGCCCCCGAGACGCGGGCCCGGGCACGGACTGTGGCCGGCCGGCTCCGCACCGACGGGACGACGGTGGCGGCGAAGATGCTCCTCGACCCGGCCGGCGGGGAAAGGCCGCCCACGCGCGCGTGA
- a CDS encoding YciI family protein: MAKYLLLKHYRGAPAAVNDVPMDQWAPEEITAHIQYMNDFAARLEKTGEFVDSQALSAEGTFVRYDGEGRPPVTDGPFAETKDVIAGWMVIDVDSYERAVELAGELSAAPGAGGRPIHEWLELRPFLGAHSTTTDCTFK; encoded by the coding sequence ATGGCCAAGTACCTGCTGCTGAAGCACTACCGTGGCGCCCCCGCCGCCGTGAACGACGTCCCCATGGACCAGTGGGCACCCGAGGAGATCACGGCCCACATCCAGTACATGAACGACTTCGCGGCCCGCCTGGAGAAGACCGGCGAGTTCGTCGACAGCCAGGCACTCTCCGCCGAGGGAACGTTCGTCCGCTACGACGGCGAAGGGCGCCCGCCGGTCACCGACGGCCCGTTCGCCGAGACCAAGGACGTCATCGCCGGCTGGATGGTGATCGACGTCGACAGCTACGAGCGCGCCGTGGAGCTGGCCGGTGAGCTGTCGGCCGCCCCCGGGGCCGGTGGCAGGCCGATCCACGAGTGGCTGGAGCTGCGCCCGTTCCTGGGCGCGCACTCGACCACCACGGACTGCACTTTCAAGTGA
- a CDS encoding nuclear transport factor 2 family protein, whose product MPFREPHRGRAELAAYLRWSFAAERVGDVRFSAPVVGQHGLAVAEFRVPAEEDGEPSTLAGCVFARFEAAGPAVETRDYWHTTPGHREPAGELFLN is encoded by the coding sequence ATGCCGTTCCGCGAACCGCACCGCGGGCGGGCCGAGTTGGCCGCGTATCTGCGCTGGTCGTTCGCGGCGGAGCGGGTGGGCGACGTGCGGTTCTCGGCACCGGTCGTCGGCCAACACGGCCTCGCCGTGGCCGAGTTCAGGGTGCCGGCCGAGGAGGACGGCGAGCCGTCCACGCTCGCCGGCTGTGTCTTCGCGCGTTTCGAGGCGGCCGGGCCGGCCGTGGAGACCCGCGACTACTGGCACACGACACCGGGCCACCGGGAGCCGGCCGGCGAGCTGTTCCTCAACTGA
- a CDS encoding serine hydrolase domain-containing protein produces MSEHQPAIDGHCDPRFTAVRTAFEENFRARDELGAAVTVTLGGETVVDLWGGWADAARTRPWERDTLANVWSTTKGPVALCAHILADRGLIDFDAPVAAYWPEFAAAGKENVLVRHLLSHRAGLAGLREPHSLAQLYDWELTTERLAAMEPWWEPGTRSGYHALTYGFLVGEVVRRVSGLLPSAFLEREVTGPLGIDFTIGLPEKEADRAAELVPPPTASPTEQAAIFSQLAPAAIAALTNPIVSTAEANTPEWRAAELPAANGHGTARAVAALYGVFAGRGTYDGHRVLSPEAAERVREGQGSCRDLVLGPGLGGDTEIGLGLWLSGPNGAYGPDPRAFGHDGFGGSCGLADPDAGVSLGYVPNRMGPHIADDPRKMALIDALYSAL; encoded by the coding sequence ATGTCCGAGCACCAGCCAGCCATCGACGGCCACTGCGATCCCCGCTTCACGGCGGTGCGCACGGCGTTCGAGGAGAACTTCCGGGCCCGGGACGAACTGGGCGCCGCGGTGACCGTCACGCTGGGCGGCGAGACCGTGGTCGACCTGTGGGGCGGCTGGGCCGACGCCGCACGGACGCGGCCGTGGGAGCGGGACACCCTGGCCAACGTGTGGTCGACGACGAAGGGCCCGGTGGCCCTGTGCGCCCACATCCTCGCCGACCGGGGCCTCATCGACTTCGACGCCCCGGTGGCCGCGTACTGGCCGGAGTTCGCCGCCGCCGGCAAGGAGAACGTTCTCGTACGACACCTGCTCTCCCACCGCGCCGGACTGGCCGGCCTGCGCGAGCCGCACTCTCTCGCACAGCTCTACGACTGGGAGTTGACCACCGAGCGCCTCGCGGCCATGGAGCCCTGGTGGGAGCCGGGAACACGGTCCGGGTACCACGCGCTCACCTACGGCTTCCTCGTCGGCGAAGTGGTGCGCCGCGTCTCGGGGTTGCTCCCGAGCGCCTTCCTGGAGCGGGAGGTCACCGGCCCGCTCGGGATCGACTTCACCATCGGGCTGCCGGAGAAGGAGGCCGACCGGGCGGCCGAGTTGGTACCACCCCCCACCGCGTCGCCGACTGAACAGGCCGCGATCTTCAGCCAGTTGGCGCCCGCGGCCATCGCCGCGCTGACCAACCCGATCGTGAGCACGGCCGAGGCCAACACCCCGGAGTGGCGCGCCGCGGAGCTCCCGGCCGCGAACGGCCACGGCACCGCACGCGCCGTGGCCGCGCTCTACGGCGTCTTCGCCGGGCGCGGTACCTACGACGGCCACCGCGTCCTCTCCCCCGAGGCGGCCGAGCGGGTGCGCGAGGGGCAGGGCAGTTGCCGCGACCTGGTACTCGGCCCCGGCCTCGGAGGCGACACGGAGATCGGGCTCGGCCTGTGGCTCAGCGGCCCGAACGGCGCGTACGGCCCCGACCCGAGGGCTTTCGGACACGACGGCTTCGGCGGCTCCTGCGGTCTGGCCGACCCGGACGCCGGGGTGTCGCTCGGCTATGTGCCGAACCGGATGGGGCCTCATATCGCCGACGACCCACGGAAGATGGCGCTGATCGACGCCCTGTACAGCGCCCTGTGA
- the helR gene encoding RNA polymerase recycling motor ATPase HelR has product MNPLTTSAFDLPDRLSAKADPALIAGDERHFVAIAECLDQSIAELTEQLDAERRAPGGIGRAAMDRDTEVHRLTTRLRTLRRFGLDLCLGHMVDADTSEPVYIGRLGLTDSTGRRLLLDWRSPAAEPFFGATHANPMGLASRRRYRWTRGRISDYWDEVFTADGFVGHAALDDQSAFIASLGGNRSGRMRDVLGTIQADQDAIIRAGSRGALVVDGGPGTGKTVVALHRSAYLLYSDPRLGHRKGGVLFVGPHRPYLDYVADVLPSLGEEGVQTCILRDLVDEGAAAGIEADPEVARLKSSVQLVRAIEPAVRFYEEPPTKGMNVTTHWSDIWLGAEDWAVAFEAAEPGTPHNEGREHVWQELLTILVEKHEDTTPAQDGAVTPALLRKSLRQNRDLLTAFNRAWPLLEAADLVGDLWTVPAYLRKCAPALSREDVQRLQRADAQAWTVSDLPLLDAARQRLGDPESARRKRRQEAAVAAEHARRTDVIDSLLQNVEIDESEGAMGMLHGQDLRDALIDEAAQPGIEPDQLAGPFAHIVVDEAQELTDAEWQMLLLRCPSRSFTIVGDRAQARHGFTESWQERLKRIGLDRINLASLTVNYRTPEEIMTEAEPVIRAVLPDANVPTSIRSSGIPVGHGPVSDLESVLDTWLAEHADGIGCVIGTAEMDAGIFRARPRVRSLTPELSKGLEFDLVVLVDPEKFGEGIEGAVDHYVAMTRATQRLVVLTSA; this is encoded by the coding sequence GTGAACCCCCTGACCACCAGCGCCTTCGACCTTCCCGACCGGCTCTCCGCCAAGGCCGACCCGGCGCTGATCGCCGGCGACGAGCGGCACTTCGTGGCCATCGCGGAGTGCCTCGACCAGTCGATCGCGGAACTGACCGAGCAGCTCGACGCCGAGCGCAGGGCGCCCGGCGGCATCGGCCGGGCGGCGATGGACCGGGACACGGAGGTCCACCGGCTCACCACACGGCTGCGCACCCTGCGTCGCTTCGGCCTGGACCTGTGTCTGGGCCACATGGTCGACGCAGACACCTCTGAGCCCGTGTACATCGGGCGGCTCGGTCTCACCGACAGCACGGGCCGCCGCCTGCTGCTCGACTGGCGCTCGCCCGCCGCCGAGCCGTTCTTCGGCGCCACCCACGCCAACCCGATGGGTCTGGCGAGCAGGCGCAGGTACCGCTGGACCCGAGGCCGGATCAGCGACTACTGGGACGAGGTGTTCACCGCCGACGGCTTCGTCGGGCACGCCGCGCTCGACGACCAGTCCGCGTTCATCGCCAGCCTCGGCGGCAACCGCTCGGGCCGGATGCGCGATGTGCTCGGCACCATCCAGGCCGACCAGGACGCCATCATCCGCGCGGGATCACGCGGCGCGCTCGTCGTCGACGGCGGCCCCGGCACCGGCAAGACCGTCGTCGCCCTGCACCGCTCCGCCTACCTCCTCTACTCCGACCCGCGCCTCGGGCACCGCAAGGGCGGTGTGCTGTTCGTCGGTCCGCACCGGCCCTATCTCGACTACGTCGCCGACGTCCTCCCCAGCCTCGGCGAGGAGGGCGTGCAGACCTGCATCCTGCGGGACCTCGTCGACGAGGGAGCCGCGGCAGGCATCGAGGCCGACCCGGAGGTGGCCCGGCTGAAGTCCTCCGTGCAGTTGGTGCGGGCGATCGAACCCGCCGTCCGGTTCTACGAGGAGCCGCCCACCAAGGGCATGAACGTCACCACCCACTGGTCCGACATCTGGCTCGGCGCCGAGGACTGGGCCGTGGCCTTCGAGGCGGCCGAACCCGGCACCCCGCACAACGAGGGACGCGAGCACGTCTGGCAGGAGCTGCTCACGATCCTGGTCGAGAAGCACGAGGACACCACCCCCGCCCAGGACGGCGCGGTCACCCCGGCCCTGCTCCGCAAGTCGCTGCGGCAGAACCGCGACCTGCTCACCGCCTTCAACCGCGCGTGGCCGCTGCTCGAAGCGGCCGACCTCGTCGGAGACCTGTGGACGGTACCGGCCTACCTGCGCAAGTGCGCCCCCGCACTGAGCCGCGAAGACGTCCAGCGCTTGCAGCGCGCGGACGCCCAGGCCTGGACGGTGTCCGACCTCCCGCTGCTGGACGCGGCACGGCAACGGCTCGGCGACCCGGAGTCGGCGCGCCGCAAACGCCGGCAGGAAGCCGCCGTCGCCGCCGAACACGCCCGCAGGACCGACGTCATCGACAGCCTGCTCCAGAACGTGGAGATCGACGAGAGCGAGGGCGCGATGGGCATGCTGCACGGACAGGACCTGCGCGACGCCCTCATCGACGAGGCCGCCCAGCCCGGCATCGAACCCGACCAGCTCGCCGGGCCGTTCGCGCACATCGTCGTGGACGAGGCCCAGGAACTCACCGACGCGGAATGGCAGATGCTGCTCCTGCGCTGCCCGTCCCGCAGCTTCACCATCGTCGGCGACCGCGCCCAGGCCCGGCACGGGTTCACCGAGTCGTGGCAGGAACGGCTGAAGCGGATCGGGCTCGACCGGATCAACCTGGCCTCCCTGACGGTCAATTACCGCACCCCGGAAGAGATCATGACGGAGGCCGAGCCGGTCATCCGCGCCGTGCTCCCGGACGCCAACGTGCCGACCTCGATCCGCAGCAGCGGCATCCCCGTCGGCCACGGACCCGTCTCCGACCTGGAGTCGGTCCTCGACACCTGGCTCGCCGAGCACGCGGACGGGATCGGCTGTGTCATCGGTACGGCCGAGATGGACGCGGGCATCTTCCGGGCGAGGCCCCGCGTCCGGTCGCTGACTCCCGAGCTGTCCAAGGGACTTGAGTTCGACCTGGTCGTCCTCGTCGACCCGGAGAAGTTCGGCGAGGGCATCGAAGGAGCCGTCGACCACTATGTGGCGATGACGCGGGCGACCCAGCGACTCGTGGTCCTGACGAGCGCCTAA
- a CDS encoding 8-oxoguanine deaminase, which translates to MSSAVDLLVKDAELLVVDGEREIPGGWVAVTGGRVTAVGAAGTEPEAATTVSAAGRLVTPGLINTHHHIYQNLTRSYAPAVNGTLFDWLTTLYPLWASLDEEAAYVSAYVGMAELLMGGCTTSSDHLYVHPRPYLVDAEIRAARDIGFRFHATRGSMTRSVEDGGLPPRSVTQSTDEVLADSERLIKAHHDPEPGALIRVALAPCSPFSVTKDVMTATAELAERYDVRLHTHLAEDRDEDTYCLETYGCRPVEYFEDTGWMSDRTWVAHCIYPNDDELRRLAAAGVGVAHCPSSNMLIGGGTARVKEMRELGLPVGIGCDGSASTDHASLWMETRGALLLGRYRGGPGAMTARDALDIATRGSARCLGRADELGHLRPGACADLVVWDLHEVALAGALSDPVEAWLRCGPARAWTTVVGGRVLVERGEPVLPALGDVLRDHGRVARRMQRGV; encoded by the coding sequence ATGTCGTCTGCCGTGGATCTGCTGGTCAAGGACGCCGAACTGCTCGTCGTGGACGGGGAGCGCGAGATCCCGGGCGGCTGGGTCGCCGTCACGGGTGGTCGGGTCACCGCCGTCGGCGCGGCGGGGACCGAGCCCGAAGCCGCTACGACCGTCTCCGCCGCCGGGCGGCTCGTCACCCCGGGCCTGATCAACACGCACCACCACATCTACCAGAACCTCACCCGCTCCTACGCCCCCGCCGTCAACGGCACCCTCTTCGACTGGCTGACCACGCTCTACCCGCTGTGGGCGAGCCTCGACGAGGAGGCCGCGTACGTGTCGGCGTACGTCGGTATGGCGGAACTCCTCATGGGCGGCTGCACCACATCCTCCGACCACCTCTATGTGCATCCGCGCCCCTACCTGGTCGACGCCGAGATCCGCGCCGCCCGCGACATCGGCTTCCGCTTCCACGCGACGCGCGGTTCGATGACCCGGTCCGTCGAGGACGGGGGACTGCCGCCGAGGAGCGTCACCCAGAGCACCGACGAGGTGCTCGCCGACAGCGAGCGGCTGATCAAGGCCCACCACGACCCGGAACCCGGCGCGCTGATCCGGGTCGCGCTCGCCCCCTGCTCACCGTTCTCGGTCACCAAGGACGTGATGACGGCGACCGCGGAACTCGCCGAGCGCTACGACGTACGGCTGCACACGCACCTCGCCGAGGACCGGGACGAGGACACCTACTGCCTGGAGACCTACGGCTGCCGGCCCGTCGAGTACTTCGAGGACACCGGGTGGATGAGCGACCGCACCTGGGTCGCGCACTGCATCTATCCGAACGACGACGAGTTGCGTCGTCTCGCGGCGGCGGGCGTCGGTGTGGCGCACTGCCCCAGCTCCAACATGCTGATCGGCGGCGGCACGGCCAGGGTCAAGGAGATGCGCGAACTCGGCCTGCCCGTCGGCATCGGCTGCGACGGCTCGGCTTCGACCGATCACGCCTCGCTCTGGATGGAGACGCGGGGCGCCCTGCTGCTGGGCCGCTACCGGGGCGGCCCCGGTGCGATGACCGCGCGCGACGCCCTCGACATCGCGACCCGCGGTTCGGCGCGGTGCCTGGGCCGCGCCGACGAGCTCGGCCACCTCCGCCCGGGGGCGTGTGCCGACCTGGTCGTCTGGGACCTGCACGAGGTCGCGCTGGCCGGCGCGCTGAGCGATCCCGTCGAGGCGTGGCTGCGGTGCGGGCCCGCGCGGGCGTGGACGACCGTTGTGGGCGGGCGGGTGCTGGTGGAGCGGGGCGAGCCGGTGCTGCCGGCCTTGGGGGATGTGCTGCGGGACCATGGGCGGGTTGCTCGGCGGATGCAGCGGGGGGTGTAG
- a CDS encoding GntR family transcriptional regulator, whose product MARTTPHDHPTADDQPLYGKVATQLLGELHDGTIPPGERLPGERQLAEHFQVSRETVRQALEVLRRDGLVATDRRGSHATLPGLPVENPSSLTFPVGARSTDPTGFDRATVAWETPPPDHAEALGIAPHRPTLVHRYASAAADGSGLRTALTSFSAVALAEVEELARYRDRADGSAAAQLRRAYDWMRRAGLTLHHRDAITQVANAPSVRVTRRVHDQYARPLEITDLVVEAQQDALIYEFTLPAAAG is encoded by the coding sequence ATGGCCCGCACCACCCCCCACGACCACCCGACCGCCGACGACCAGCCCCTCTACGGCAAGGTCGCCACCCAACTGCTCGGCGAACTCCACGACGGCACCATCCCACCGGGCGAACGCCTGCCCGGTGAACGGCAGTTGGCCGAACACTTCCAGGTCAGCCGGGAGACCGTACGGCAGGCGCTGGAGGTGCTGCGCCGGGACGGGCTGGTCGCCACCGACCGGCGCGGCAGCCACGCCACCCTGCCGGGTCTGCCGGTCGAGAACCCTTCCTCCCTCACCTTCCCGGTCGGCGCCCGCAGCACGGACCCGACGGGCTTCGACCGGGCCACCGTGGCCTGGGAGACTCCCCCGCCGGACCACGCCGAGGCCCTGGGCATCGCCCCGCACCGGCCGACCCTGGTGCACCGCTACGCGTCCGCGGCGGCCGACGGGAGCGGACTGCGTACGGCCCTCACGTCCTTCTCGGCGGTGGCGCTGGCCGAGGTGGAGGAGCTGGCCCGCTACCGCGACCGCGCCGACGGCTCCGCCGCCGCCCAACTCCGGCGCGCCTACGACTGGATGCGCCGGGCCGGCCTGACCCTGCACCACCGGGACGCCATCACCCAGGTCGCGAACGCGCCCTCGGTCCGGGTGACCCGCCGCGTGCACGACCAGTACGCGCGCCCGCTGGAGATCACCGATCTGGTGGTGGAGGCCCAACAGGACGCCCTGATCTACGAGTTCACGCTGCCTGCCGCGGCGGGCTGA